In the uncultured Fibrobacter sp. genome, GATGGTACCTGGCCCACGGGCCCGGGAGAGTAGGTCGCTGCTGGATTCACGGAGCCCCTTGCCTTAAAGGCGAGGGGCTCCTTTTTTTATATACCGCTCCACTTTGTTACGCTCTCGCGACCACAGCCGGTCGATACCGGCTGCTCATGGCTCACAGCCCCTTGCCGTAAACGGCGAGCGGGGCTTTTTTTATGCCCGAATCACCCGTCCGCGTCATGCTGACGAAGGTCAGCATCGGCATTCCCCGCCCGCGTCATGCTGAACTCGTTTCAGGGTCTGCTTCCTGTGTCTGCCTACTTTCTGCTTCCTACTTTTTCTATCCTTTACCACATGAAACCGACGTTATCGTTTGTGTTGCAGCTGCCGCCATCGACGGCGTATGCAAAGCTTGAATCTGTTGTAGAGAATTTGCTGAAGGGCGTCTGCATGATGCTCGATTCGGGTAAGGTGAAGTTTTCGCTATTCCTGGATGGCCCGACTATTGAGGTAATCACCAAGGTTCCGCGCCCGCTCATGTTAGGCAAGTTGCGTCGTGCAATCGAAGACGGTTCGCTTGAACTTTTGGGCGGTGGTTATTACGACCCGATGCTCCCGCTTTTCCCGACAGAACTGCAGTCCATGCAGCTCAAGAAGCATGGCAAGCTTTTGTGGAAATATTTCGGCATTGAACCTTCCGGTTATTTCAATTCCTCGATGGTGTGGGAAATGGAAATGACCGAACTCCTCGAAAAGCACCGCTTTGAATATGCGCTTGTGCAAGAGGCTTCGCTTCAGGATGCGCTTGGCCGCACGACTCCTGTTTCGGGTTGGTACACGGTCGAAGACAAGGGCTCGCTCATGCGAGTGGTTCCGGTGTCGCAGAAATTGTCCGAAGCCATTTCGAACGATGATTTCCAGTGGGAGCAGATTGCTGAACCCTATTGCCGAGGCGGAAAGGCTGCCGTCGTCGGCCTGAATATTCCTCCGCAGCCGGGAGATATTATCCCGTTCTTTGAACGCTTGATCGAATTTGTCGAAATGAACGAAATCTCGACGAAAACGGTTGCGAGCGCGGTTACTGAACAGAATGCCGAAGGCCGCGTGAGTTTCTTGCTTTCGTCTGGGCGAAAGATCGGCTTGCCTGCAGCAGCGAAAACTTGTCGCGAACTTCTGATTCGTAGGCCCGAAGTCAACCTGCTCCATAAAATGCTTTTGGCCCAGTTCCGCCGTGCCGCGGCATTGCTCAAGGGCCGTGAACGCGATGATTTCTTCGAAATGCTTTTGCCAGCCATGTCGCCTATCTATTACCGCGACATGCAGGATAGCGAAGGCATGCGTACGCCGATGGTCCGTTGGTGGGGCACGCGTTTTTTGCTGCAGGCCGCAAACCGCCTGACCGATCTCGTCTCGTTCGATGGAATCCGCCTGGATATTGCCGACTTTATGCTTGAAGGCTACAAGAGCATTTGGGCCGAAAACCATTCGTACTCCTTCTTGCTGAATTATCGCGACGGCGGCATTCTGAATATCTTGAATGCCAAGGATGCCGAAAATAGTGTACTGGGGGCTTGGCGTGACGACGGAAATCCGGCTGTCGGTTTTTTGGATTTCATGATTCCCAACGTGGAACTCAAGGCCGAAAAGCTAGACCAGATCCTGTCTGACCGCGAAGGGATGCTGTCTGCTGCCTACGATTATCAAATCAAGAGACATGATGCGGGTACCGATATCGCCCTCTTGTCCGATCAGCAGCCGGTGCTTGGCAACCAGACTTATGCGCTTCATGCCGAGAAGAACTTTGAGCTTTCGTCCACGGGTTCACAGTTTACTGTAGAATACAAGCTTACGAATAATTCTCCTGAAAAAATCAAGGGATTCTTCGGAACCTTGCTGGATACGGGCCTTCTCGCTTGCGGACATACGGAAAGGGACATCTTGATTGATGGCGTTCCGCTCAAGTTCAACTTCCGCGACCCGCTCATTTTCCCAGATGCATGCTCTCTTGAGATTGCGGACAAGACGACCACATCTAGAATAGAGCTCGTCTTTGCGAAAAAGACTTCTGTTCTGGTATCGCCGATTTTCGGCGCGTCCGCGCAAGCTGCTCCGGAAGCTTTGCAAGGCATTCGCGTATTCCCGTTCTGGAAAATGGATCTTGCGAGCGAGTCTGAATTCTCTGTACTCATGACAGTTAAAATTTCCAAGAGGTAATCGATGAAGTCAGACTTGATTGACATACAGGTGGAATCTCGCGGAAACGATGTGGAACTTTCTTTGTCCGGCTCTCTTGGCTTGCCTCAGCTTCAAGCGGTCAAGGAAAAACT is a window encoding:
- a CDS encoding alpha-amylase/4-alpha-glucanotransferase domain-containing protein, giving the protein MKPTLSFVLQLPPSTAYAKLESVVENLLKGVCMMLDSGKVKFSLFLDGPTIEVITKVPRPLMLGKLRRAIEDGSLELLGGGYYDPMLPLFPTELQSMQLKKHGKLLWKYFGIEPSGYFNSSMVWEMEMTELLEKHRFEYALVQEASLQDALGRTTPVSGWYTVEDKGSLMRVVPVSQKLSEAISNDDFQWEQIAEPYCRGGKAAVVGLNIPPQPGDIIPFFERLIEFVEMNEISTKTVASAVTEQNAEGRVSFLLSSGRKIGLPAAAKTCRELLIRRPEVNLLHKMLLAQFRRAAALLKGRERDDFFEMLLPAMSPIYYRDMQDSEGMRTPMVRWWGTRFLLQAANRLTDLVSFDGIRLDIADFMLEGYKSIWAENHSYSFLLNYRDGGILNILNAKDAENSVLGAWRDDGNPAVGFLDFMIPNVELKAEKLDQILSDREGMLSAAYDYQIKRHDAGTDIALLSDQQPVLGNQTYALHAEKNFELSSTGSQFTVEYKLTNNSPEKIKGFFGTLLDTGLLACGHTERDILIDGVPLKFNFRDPLIFPDACSLEIADKTTTSRIELVFAKKTSVLVSPIFGASAQAAPEALQGIRVFPFWKMDLASESEFSVLMTVKISKR